The region CACCTTTTTTTATTTTAATTAGTTCGGACTTTATACTAAATATGAAGATTCTCAACCTATCCTTCTATGGGCACCTAGAATATATGCTATAATCGAGATATCTTTTGATTTCAATGCACATGTTATCTTAAGAGGCCAGACTGATTTTAACTAGTCTGGCTTTTTTCTTTACTTATCTATATTTTTTCTCCAACTGCTTCTTTACATATGTACAACTTGGGGAATGCTCACGTGAAAGGAAGTGCTCCTTTTTATAATGTACTCTTACCTGACAAGAAGGACAAACAAAAAATGGATAGGCTACACTTAGTTGGACAGAATTTTTAAGGTCAAGTAGACTACAGATAACCTATTAAAGGAGCATCTACAATGACCAGAAGAGAACGTCGAACATTTACAGAGGAATTTAAACAACAGATGGTGCAGCTATATCAGAGTGGAAAGCCGAGAAAAGAGATTATTCGTGAATATGACTTGACTCCTTCCTCTTTAGATAAGTGGGTGGAGCAAAGTCAAACATCTGGTTCGTTTAAAGAAAAAGATAATCTGACTGAGGAACAAAAAGAACTGATGGAGCTTCGCAAACAAAATAAACAATTAGAAATGGAGAATGATATTTTATAGCAAGCCGCGCTGATACTAGGACGAAAGTAAAAGTGATCGAGAATAATCAACACAAATACTCGATATCAGCAATGTGCAAAGTCCTACAACTCTCAAGAAGTACGCATTATTATGAAGCGAAGGAGCGTCCGACAGAAGATGACGTTACCTCTGCAATCATAGACATTTTCCATACCAATATAACTCTATCTATTAAATACATCTTTGATAAGCTACTTAAAGATAGGTGTTAATTTTACACCTATCTTTTTTCTTGCAAAGAAATCCTTCTTTACGATCTTAAATAGTAAAGATATTTTAAAGGGAAAAGGATGATTGTTGTGGAATAAAAAGAAAACCGGTTGCACAAAGATAGGAGAGATAAAAGACATGAATTCTACATTTAATCAACTTTTGTCAATGAAAAATCTACGTGACGTTCAAAAAACAGAAATTTTGGTGCAAATGGAACAAGCTTCAAAGAATAAAGATAAAGAAACTCTCTTACGATTAACTAAACAGCTTCGAAGTATTTCATAGAATACCCTATGTAATAGAATTAACCCACTAACAGGAAGCCTTTCCATGAGAACAATAATAAGCGACTTATCTATCTTAATTCGAACAGTAAGGTCGCTTATCCTATTTTTTTATTCATATATTTACCCTTTCACTTTACAATATGTGTACGTTTATTATGTTATATGTTCATCTTCTAACTGAATTAAATCTTTATCCTGAGATTGATTGAATAAATAAGTAAGGTATGAATGTAGTTCGAATCGGTCTTCGTCAATAAAATCAGAAAACACCTGTTTATATTCTTTCAACATCTTTTCCTCCTTTATTTATGTTTCTTACCTCTATCATTACCTATCTAGTAATCTCATATACATACAAATTAATAATGTACTTATTGATTGTATTAACTTGTATGTATGAAGTTGTATGTAACACAACGCAGAGTTAAGAAAAGTTCATTCTTTCTTTTTGTATGGGCCCCACCTGCGCCAAATACAATGATAGCCACGCATGCTATCCACCTAACCTTAGTATAACAGAAATCGCTTACATAACAAATGATTATATATATAATTCCATAACGTAATTTAATTACTAGATAAAAACTTTTCATAACATGTATTTTTTTATTTCTATAATAAGCTTTATCAGTAGGCTTAAAACAAAGTAGGAATCATAGAATATAACTAGCAGTCATAAGTCCTATATTTCTGAGAAAAAGTTCAATCTTATGAGCTTTTTCTTTTTTATTTTCTATCTGCTATATATCTTTGGTTACTATAAAAACTACTAAGGATCATAAAGAGGCAGCTTATTTTATATTCATGTATAA is a window of Priestia aryabhattai DNA encoding:
- a CDS encoding phosphoesterase — encoded protein: MNSTFNQLLSMKNLRDVQKTEILVQMEQASKNKDKETLLRLTKQLRSIS